The region GTAACACCTTAGAAGCAATCGTGGTTGAAGTTAGAAACCAAGTGGACATCATCACAAATCAAATTAACCAATCTTCTAAATTTTCAAATGATGTGACACAATCCATGATCTCTCTTAACAATGCATTGAATGAAGTCCGTGGTAGTTTCCAAAAAGTGGAAGATGTAAACCAAATCATGAAAGAGATTGCAGATCAAACAAACTTACTCGCATTAAATGCATCGATTGAGGCGGCCAGGGCAGGGGAACATGGCCGAGGGTTTGCTGTTGTTGCTCAAGAAGTTGCAAAATTGGCTGAAAATTCTGCAAACAACGCAAGCATCATTTCCAAAACAATTTTAAAATCAAGGTCAGACCTAGAACTTGGAAACAAAAATGCCATGAGTGCGCAAGAGATGGCAAACAACCAACAAAAGGAACTGCAAACGATCGAAGAGAAAGTACGTTCTTTTAAAGAGAAGGTTGTTGAGATGCAAGACCTGAACACAAGGGTGGTAAGTTCTCAAAAAGAATTGAAGCAACTATCTTCGCAGTTAGAGACCATCGCAAAAGAACAAAGCCTTGGCAACCAAGAGGTGATGCGGGCTGCCCAAAGCATTGAAGATGCTGTCCAAGTCGTGGCAACCAACACAAAGACTTTGCAGGACCAGATCCAGCAGATTTCGGAGTACTCAGAAAAGATTAGATAACGAACTATTTTTCCTTTTTTTTTTGCTGGAGATATCTGGGCGTTCGGTTTCCATTGAGTAAAATGAATCGATCTCGGAGACAAAAATGATTTCAAACAATTATTTCAGCGATAATCAGGACTTAAAAGATCACTTTGATTCCATCACGAATTGGAAAGAGATCGTCGATGCCTATGAAGACAACTTTGAGGACTTTACTGCTTACCAAAAAACCGGTAAAGAAGAGCTCGCATACGCACCTGGCAATTATGAAGACGCTATCGAATACTACCGCCAGACCTTAGAAGCTGCCGGAGATATTTCAGGAACAGAAATTTCGCAAGTAGCAAAAGTTATGGATGAGGTGGGTTTAAAGTATTCCGACGGAAAGGTTACATTCCCGAAAGAAATGATCCAAGTCATAGACAAAATCAAGTCCGCAGGACTTCTTCCTTATGGCATTCACAGACATTACGGTGGATTAGGACTTCCTTCTGTCGTACAATCGATGTTATCTGAGGCTGTATCCAGAGCTGATGGTGCCTTAGCCATTACCTTGGGTTGTATGAATCTTGCAGAAACTGTAGAACGTTTTGGCACAGAAGAGATGATTCATGAATACGTTCCTAAAATGGCTGCTGGTGAACTTTGTGGTGCTATGGCTTTGACTGAGCCAAATTATGGTTCTGACCTTCCGAACTTGCAAACAAAAGCAATCAAAGATGCAAATGGAGTTTGGCGTATAACAGGTACAAAGCGATTCATTACCCATGCTTGTGGCTTTGATTCCATGCCTTCCATTATTTTAACACTTGCAAGAACAGGTAGCACAACCAGCGGAGCTAGAGGACTTTCTTTCTTTATTGTCCATTCGAAAGATGTTCATGTTGCCTCTATTGAAAAAAAGATGGGACTCCATTGTTCGCCCACCTGTGAGGTCGTCTTTGAAAATTCTCCTGGTATTCTCATCGGAGAAGAAGGCAAAGGACTCGTAAAATACTCTATGGCGATGATGAACCAAGCCAGGTTGAATATCGCTGCGCAAGCCATGGGGATTGCCTCTGCTGCTTATTTTGAAGGAAAAAAATATGCGGAAGAAAGAATCCAATTTGGCAAACCTATTGCAGAGATCCCAGCAGTGAAAAAGATGTTGGACCGCATGGAAAGGGAAGTGGCAGGTATGCGTTGCATTCTCTATGAAGCAAGTCGATCCGTAGATTTGTATCGATGGAAAGAGGAGAGAGGAAAGATGAAAGGCATCTCCGAAAAAGAAATCCGAAAAGATGAAGATTTCAAAAAATGGGAAAAACTCGCGTCACTTTTCACTCCACTATCAAAATACTACATTACTGAGCTTGCCAACACCGTAGCCTACGATGCATTGCAAATCCATGGTGGCTCTGGGTATACAGAGGATTATGATGTAGCAAGGATCTATCGGGATGTTCGCATTACGAACATCTATGAAGGAACTACACAACTCCAAACAGTTGCCTGCATTGGCGGAATTGTTTCTGGAATGTCTGAAACCGGCGCCTTCCGTGCCTACGTAAATGAAGAGATGAACGGCTTTAGCGCTTCTTCAGATCTGAAAGAACTTTGGAAAAAATTGGAATCAGTTGTAAGCGAATTCACCGAGATCGAAACTAGCAAACTTAGAGATGAGCTAGCCTTCGAAGTGGTGGAGTCGACAGCCCGTTTTCATGTCAGTTTGCTCTTGGAGCGTAGCATTGGACGTGTCAAGGTAGAACGCCGAGAGGCACGTAGAGCCCTCACAGAAGCCTATCTATTGGATAGCTTCGCGATCCTTGCTTCCAACCTTACCAAAATCCAAGGAAAGAAAAGAACACTCGTCGGAGTCTAGAGAATTTCTTTGCCTTACCAAAGCCATTTGGTAAGGCACGCTCTCCTAGTATGGATTCCAGATCCTAGGCGGGAAAAAGGAAACGACAATTTCTAAGCAAAAATTCTCCTAGTTCTAAGTAAAACGAAGTTGCATTTGCAACTGTGTTGCAATAACTTGGCAATAGGAGAATGAAACTATGAAAAAATACATTCCAATGCTGTTTGTCCTATTAGGACTCATCGTTAACTGCGCAGAGTTCCAAGGGAAAGACGAAGACAATAACGAGGAACTTCAAGCTATTCTTTTAGCTCTTTCTAATAACGCGGTTTGCCCAACCTCTGCCGTATCTGCCGCGCCGACCAACGGTACTAGATTTGATTTCACTCAGTGCAGTGGGCCTGCAAGTGCAGCTTTAAAATTAGCTGGTTTTACCGCTAACGAAGTTCAGCTCATCGGTGGCTTGGTTGGTTCAGGGAACAATTCTACCATCATAACAGATGCGTCTAGGCTCTCAGGTTCTGCGACAGAAAAAAAAGCAACGATTCAGATTACATATGTGATGAATGCATCTGATTCCACCATTGATGTAATTATGCCATCTAACACTAGCTTAAGTGGTGCAACATTTCAAATTACTACAACTGAATTGAAAAAGAAATTATTAAACGGAACTTCTGCTCTAGCGAAGCCTGGTCTTTGGGCAAGTTCTCAAGGAACAGAAAAAACTCTCTGCCTTGAGATTCACAATGAAAATGGCGCGCATATGTTCGGTTGGAATGGTCCATGTGCCTCTGTAAACCGTGGTACTTATGAATTTGATGAAGAGTCAGTTACAGGATTTGATTTTTCTGGTGACCGAATTGCATTGAGAATTAATAAAGCGACCGTTCGTTCTATCAATATATACAATGCAAATATTGGAACAGCAGGAAACATTCGTTAGTCTACGTTTTCTGGTAAAATTTTGAAGAAAAAATCCAATGCATTTAAATGGGCAAGTGTCATTCTGGCACTTGTCTTTCTTTCGCTTGTTGCTTATGCTCAAACTAGACCAAATGAGAATGAGCAAACAGTTTCTCAATTGAGTAACCTTAGTTCGGATAAAAAAAAGAAAGAAGAGTCGGATTGGGAGGCAGATTTAGAAAAAGAATTTGCTGAGCAAGAAGCAAAGGAAAAAAAATCTGAAGGAACACGAGGTACAACCTCGCCAGTGCAATCACAAAACCAAATCAATCGATCAGCACAGAATTTGATGATGGATGTTGCGGTAGCTATCGATATTGTAGGAGCCTGGGATAGAAATAAGCCCAGAGGAAATTCAGAACGGATCAACAACAAGTTAGATGTAAGAACGGCAGAATTTGGGTTTTCAGGAGCTGTGGACCAATGGCTACGTGGTTACTTTCTGGCAGCGGCTCATGGAGAGGATGGAAAATACTTTTATGAAGTACATGAGGCATGGGTTCAATTCCCTTTTTTACCTTTCAACACATCCTTAAAAGTTGGCCAAATGTTCTTGGATATTGGACGATTAAATAAAATCCACAGCCATGATCGAAATTTTACAATGGCACCCATTGTTCACGAAAAATTTATCGGTTGGGAGTCTGCAATGGATACTGGAACAGAATTCAGTATGCTTTTCCCATGGAAAAAAATTACCCAAGAACTTGTGATAGGTGCTACAAATGGAAAAAAGTGGGGACATGCACATACAGAAGGTGAACCGAAAAATAACCCGATGGCTTATTTTCATTTAAAACATTTTTATTATTTCGGAAACAATTGGGGGACACAATTTGGATTTACGGGACTTAGATTTGAGCCCACACGCAATCGAAGAAACGAACGATTTCTGTATGGCTTTGATTCCGTACTCCGTTGGAACCAATCCAATTTGAAAGAAATCCTGATCCAAAGCGAAGTTTGGTACCAAGAAGAAAAGTTCCCAGAGGCTACCGATCCTACTACCTTTGTGACGACAAAACCTCCAACA is a window of Leptospira ryugenii DNA encoding:
- a CDS encoding acyl-CoA dehydrogenase family protein — encoded protein: MISNNYFSDNQDLKDHFDSITNWKEIVDAYEDNFEDFTAYQKTGKEELAYAPGNYEDAIEYYRQTLEAAGDISGTEISQVAKVMDEVGLKYSDGKVTFPKEMIQVIDKIKSAGLLPYGIHRHYGGLGLPSVVQSMLSEAVSRADGALAITLGCMNLAETVERFGTEEMIHEYVPKMAAGELCGAMALTEPNYGSDLPNLQTKAIKDANGVWRITGTKRFITHACGFDSMPSIILTLARTGSTTSGARGLSFFIVHSKDVHVASIEKKMGLHCSPTCEVVFENSPGILIGEEGKGLVKYSMAMMNQARLNIAAQAMGIASAAYFEGKKYAEERIQFGKPIAEIPAVKKMLDRMEREVAGMRCILYEASRSVDLYRWKEERGKMKGISEKEIRKDEDFKKWEKLASLFTPLSKYYITELANTVAYDALQIHGGSGYTEDYDVARIYRDVRITNIYEGTTQLQTVACIGGIVSGMSETGAFRAYVNEEMNGFSASSDLKELWKKLESVVSEFTEIETSKLRDELAFEVVESTARFHVSLLLERSIGRVKVERREARRALTEAYLLDSFAILASNLTKIQGKKRTLVGV